CGCCGCCGCCAGAAGGTATATGAAATTAATGGCGTTCAGACTCATATCACTTGCTCTTCTTGAAAGACTTCAGCATTCGGTGCGTCACCAGATATCCGCCCACGACGTTAATCATGGCGAAGATCACGGCGCACATGCCCAAGATCGCCGCCAATCCCCGGAAGCCGCTGCCCGCCGCAACGAGGGATCCGATGATGGTGATGCCGGAAA
This is a stretch of genomic DNA from bacterium. It encodes these proteins:
- a CDS encoding NAD(P) transhydrogenase subunit alpha; translated protein: MELVLALTVFVLATLLGFEIITKVPPLLHTPLMSGSNAISGITIIGSLVAAGSGFRGLAAILGMCAVIFAMINVVGGYLVTHRMLKSFKKSK